One segment of Poecile atricapillus isolate bPoeAtr1 chromosome 5, bPoeAtr1.hap1, whole genome shotgun sequence DNA contains the following:
- the ITGB2 gene encoding integrin beta-2, producing the protein MRARGQKMCPDYCLQLSAVTWMLLLVTTAFAMECPKIKVGTCKDCIQSGPGCAWCKKLNFTKAGEPDSIRCDTIEQLKQRGCPESEIEFPGNEIKRTQDLPLSNKIQLTPQEVHLKLRIGQPAVFEVKFRRAMGYPIDLYYLMDLSYSMLDDLEKVKKLGGELLRALESTTPYRRIGFGSFVDKTVLPFVNTHPEKLQNPCPNKDEKCQPPFAFKHILSLTDNAKQFENEVGKQFISGNLDAPEGGLDAMMQAAVCGDLIGWRNVTRLLVFATDDGFHFAGDGKLAGILTPNDGKCHLEDNMYKRSNEFDYPSVGQLVQKLAENNIQPIFAVTSKVVDVYKKLSEMIPKSAVGELKEDSSNIIELIQVAYNNLSSRIILDHSSLLDTLDVKYDSKCKNDKDSVDEARGQCDNVKINDEVIFKVKVTAKACIPNYSFTIRPLGFTDTLTVHVASNCDCHCNDQPDPAACNGQGIIECGICSCNSRYTGKNCECYTKGKSSKELERSCRRDNSSVICSGQGDCVCGQCVCHTSDTPGKYIYGTYCQCDNMNCEFFNGSLCGGPARGQCDCGACKCLPGYEGSACQCQQSTEGCLNTRRHVCSLRGTCHCNRCQCWGGYQPPFCRECPGCASPCGRYISCVECKFFSSGPFEKNCSQACPNIHLHTNSTEVSINDRKCREKDSQNCWMSFRMVQEDGEDMYTIIVDPDRECPQPPNIPLIVGSTVAGVFLIGILVLVIWRLLMELLDRREYRRFEKEKTKAKWNDADNPLFKSATTTVVNPRFNE; encoded by the exons AAAATGTGTCCTGACTACTGTCTCCAGCTGTCAGCAGTGACCTGGATGCTACTGCTGGTGACAACAG CCTTTGCCATGGAGTGCCCCAAGATCAAGGTGGGGACATGCAAGGACTGCATTCAGTCTGGTCCAGGATGCGCCTGGTGCAAGAAGTTG AATTTCACCAAAGCCGGTGAGCCAGACTCCATCCGCTGTGACACCATTGAGCAGCTGAAGCAGAGGGGATGCCCAGAGAGTGAGATTGAGTTTCCAGGCAATGAGATCAAAAGGACACAGGACCTTCCCTTAAGCAACAAGATACAACTGACTCCACAGGAGGTGCACCTGAAACTGAGGATAG GCCAGCCTGCTGTGTTTGAAGTGAAGTTTCGCCGTGCCATGGGGTATCCCATTGATCTCTACTACCTCATGGACCTCTCCTACTCCATGCTGGATGACCTGGAGAAGGTgaagaagctgggaggggagcTGCTCAGGGCGCTGGAGAGCACCACCCCTTATAGGCGAATTG GGTTTGGCTCCTTTGTGGACAAGACAGTGCTGCCATTTGTGAACACACACCCCGAGAAGCTGCAGAACCCCTGTCCCAATAAGGACGAGAAGTGCCAGCCTCCCTTCGCCTTTAAGCACATCCTGTCGCTGACTGACAATGCCAAGCAGTTTGAGAACGAAGTGGGGAAGCAGTTCATCTCAGGGAACCTGGATGCCCCAGAGGGGGGGCTGGATGCCATGATGCAGGCAGCAGTGTGTGGG GACCTGATCGGCTGGCGCAACGTGACCCGCCTGCTGGTGTTTGCTACTGATGATGGCTTCCACTTTGCCGGGGATGGCAAGCTTGCAGGCATCCTGACCCCCAACGATGGCAAGTGCCACTTGGAGGACAACATGTACAAAAGGAGCAATGAGTTT GACTACCCATCTGTTGGCCAGCTGGTCCAGAAACTTGCCGAAAACAACATTCAGCCCATTTTTGCTGTCACCAGTAAGGTGGTGGATGTTTACAAG AAACTCAGTGAGATGATCCCAAAGTCAGCAGTGGGAGAGCTGAAGGAGGACTCCAGCAACATCATTGAACTCATCCAAGTGGCCTACAAT AACCTCTCCTCACGGATAATCTTGGACCATTCCTCCTTGCTGGACACTCTGGATGTCAAATATGACTCCAAATGCAAAAATGACAAGGACTCTGTGGATGAAGCAAGAGGCCAGTGCGACAATGTCAAGATCAATGATGAG GTCATCTTCAAAGTGAAGGTCACAGCCAAGGCGTGCATTCCAAACTATTCCTTCACCATCCGGCCACTAGGCTTCACAGACACCCTCACTGTCCATGTGGCCAGCAACTGTGACTGCCACTGCAATGACCAGCCTGACCCAGCCGCTTGCAATGGGCAAGGCATCATCGAATGTGGCATCTGCAG CTGCAATTCAAGATACACAGGGAAGAACTGTGAGTGCTACACCAAAGGAAAGAGCAGCAAGGAGCTGGAGCGCAGCTGCCGGAGGGACAACAGCTCGGTGATCTGCTCGGGGCAGGGGGACTGCGTGTGCGGGCAGTGCGTCTgccacaccagtgacacaccTGGCAAGTACATCTACGGCACCTACTGCCAGTGCGACAACATGAACTGCGAGTTCTTCAACGGCTCCCTCTGCGGCGGCCCAG CACGAGGGCAATGCGACTGCGGGGCGTGCAAGTGCCTGCCTGGATACGAGGGCAGCGCCTGCCAGTGCCAGCAGTCGACGGAGGGCTGCCTCAACACCCGCAGACACGTCTGCAGCCTCCGCGGGACCTGCCACTGCAACcgctgccagtgctggggagggTACCAGCCCCCCTTCTGCCGGGAGTGCCCAGGCTGCGCTTCACCCTGTGGCAGATACAT CTCCTGCGTGGAGTGCAAGTTCTTCAGCAGTGGTCCCTTTGAGAAGAACTGCTCCCAGGCCTGTCCCAACATCCATCTGCACACAAACTCAACAGAGGTGAGCATAAATGATaggaaatgcagagaaaagGATTCCCAGAACTGCTGGATGTCCTTCCGCATGGTCCAGGAGGATGGTGAGGATATGTACACCATCATCGTTGATCCTGATAGAG agtgcccacagcctcccaaCATCCCACTGATCGTGGGCAGCACCGTCGCTGGCGTGTTCCTCATTGGCATTCTGGTCCTGGTCATCTGGCGGCTCTTGATGGAGCTGCTTGACCGTCGGGAATACCGCCGGTTTGAGAAGG